A window of the Equus przewalskii isolate Varuska chromosome 10, EquPr2, whole genome shotgun sequence genome harbors these coding sequences:
- the ACOX1 gene encoding peroxisomal acyl-coenzyme A oxidase 1 isoform X6 gives MAAFIQRTPDNWHLRPDGNGSRFVHRGRPEPLDLHLGMFLPTLLHQATKEQQERFFIPAWNLEMIGTYAQTEMGHGTHLRGLETTATYDPETQEFILNSPTVTSIKWWPGGRITVGDIGPKFGYDEMDNGYLKMDNYRIPRENMLMKYAQVKPDGTYVKPVSNKLTYGTMVFVRSFLVGEAARSLSKACTIAIRYSAVRHQSEIKPGEPEPQILDFQTQQYKLFPLLATAYAFQFVGAYMKETYLRINEGIGQGDLSELPELHALTAGLKAFTSWTSNAAIEACRMACGGHGYSHCSGLPNIYVTFTATCTFEGENTVMMLQTARFLMKSYDQVHSGKLVCGMVSYLNDLPSQRIQPQQVAVWPSVVDINSPDSLTEAYKLRAARLVEIAAKNLQTEVFHRKSKEVAWNLTSVDLVRASEAHCHYVVVKLFAEKLLKIQDKSVQAVLRNLCLLYSLYGISQNAGDFLQGSIMTESQITQVHQRVKELLTAIRPDAVALVDAFDFQDVTLGSVLGRYDGNVYENLFEWAKKSPLNKTEVHDSYYKHLKPLQSKL, from the exons ATGGCTGCATTCATCCAAAGGACTCCAGATAATTGGCACCTACGCCCAGACGGAAATGGGTCACG TTTTGTGCACCGAGGGCGGCCTGAGCCTCTGGATCTTCACTTGGGCATGTTCTTGCCCACCTTGCTTCACCAGGCAACCAAGGAACAGCAGGAGCGCTTCTTCATCCCCGCCTGGAACTTGGAGATGATTGGCACTTATGCCCAGACAGAGATGGGTCATG GAACTCATCTTCGAGGCTTGGAAACCACAGCCACTTATGATCCTGAAACCCAGGAGTTCATTCTCAACAGTCCTACTGTGACCTCCATCAAATGGTGGCCTGGTGGGC GCATTACCGTTGGAGACATTGGCCCCAAATTTGGCTATGATGAGATGGATAATGGCTACCTGAAGATGGACAATTATCGTATTCCCAGAGAAAACATGCTAATGAAGTATGCCCAG GTGAAGCCTGATGGCACATACGTGAAACCTGTGAGTAACAAGCTGACCTATGGGACCATGGTATTTGTCAGGTCCTTTCTCGTGGGAGAAGCTGCTCGGTCTCTGTCTAAGGCTTGCACCATTGCCATCCGATACAGCGCCGTGAGGCACCAGTCTGAAATCAAGCCAGG TGAACCAGAACCGCAGATTTTGGATTTTCAAACCCAGCAGTATAAACTCTTTCCACTCCTGGCTACTGCCTATGCCTTCCAGTTTGTAGGCGCATACATGAAGGAGACCTATCTTCGGATTAATGAAGGCATTGGCCAAGGGGACCTGAGTGAATTGCCAGAG CTTCACGCACTCACCGCCGGGCTGAAGGCTTTCACCTCCTGGACAAGTAACGCTGCTATCGAAGCATGTCGCATGGCTTGTGGCGGTCATGGCTATTCTCATTGCAGTGGTCTTCCAAATATTTACGTCACTTTTACTGCAACGTGCACCTTTGAGGGAGAAAATACTGTCATGATGCTGCAGACAGCTAG GTTCCTGATGAAAAGTTACGACCAGGTGCACTCAGGAAAGTTGGTGTGTGGCATGGTGTCCTACTTGAATGACCTACCCAGTCAGCGCATCCAGCCCCAGCAGGTAGCTGTCTGGCCGAGTGTGGTGGATATCAACAGCCCTGACAGCCTAACAGAAGCGTATAAACTCCGTGCGGCCAG ATTAGTAGAAATTGCTGCGAAAAACCTTCAAACTGAAGTGTTTCACCGAAAAAGCAAGGAGGTAGCATGGAACCTAACTTCCGTTGACCTTGTTCGAGCAAGTGAG GCACATTGTCACTATGTGGTAGTGAAGCTCTTTGCAGAAAAACTTCTCAAGATTCAAGATAAATCCGTCCAGGCTGTCTTAAGGAATTTATGTCTCTTGTATTCTCTATATGGAATCAGTCAGAATGCAGGGGATTTTCTTCAG gggAGCATCATGACTGAGTCTCAAATTACCCAAGTACACCAGCGCGTAAAGGAGTTGCTGACTGCCATTCGCCCTGATGCTGTTGCTTTGGTCGATGCTTTTGATTTTCAGGATGTGACACTTGGCTCTGTGCTTGGCCGCTACGACGGGAATGTGTATGAAAACTTGTTTGAGTGGGCCAAGAAATCTCCCCTGAACAAAACAGAG GTCCATGACTCTTACTACAAACACCTGAAGCCACTGCAGTCCAAGCTCTGA